The nucleotide sequence aGATGaagagaaaatcaaaatatgtgttATGAAGAATAgtttcgttttcgagatatcgcaCTTAAATATgggagaatatttttttatttcttactcTTTTATTTGAATGTGGTCTATTGGTTCTGATCCTAAGTAGATTCACGTTTATTAATTAagaatattagttttattataaaaattattatcattgttgTGAAATATTACGTCATAACAGATATGAGATAACATTATGACTATTTTCCACATTTGACATTCTTCATTccataattatagaaaataatgtttcGCTCAATCGGTTTATTTGAGCTATTTTGACTACCGTCGTTGTAAAATCATTTAATTACCTTGTTTTGAAAAGGTGCACTGgggaaaagaatataataaaaaacttggTGAATCTTAGGAAGCTACTTCattgaatttccatttttatgtaCAAATACAGgagtaattgaaaaatgaatacataataagcgaaaataattttttgaacgaCCTCGCTGCTTATTGACAAGACAGAATAATTCCAAAtatgatgaataaataaatgttaaagtatattattatttacataatattttagTTGAGTAGCtgattatataataatacaCTCGAACGTATATTCAAACATTCCAATTTCCATGTTCAAAACCTTCAGCGATATAAATATAGTTACATGGCTGTTTAGAAATGAACACCTTAGTGACAACACTTTATTAATGCATTATGGAGTTCATAAGTGAATGAAATATGTTATTGTATCATATGCATTCAACTATCTCAATATTTTCACTGTAGCTTCTTCAACATAATCGACTTTTGTCCAGGTTCCCGTCTGCCAGTAGTGTGCTGTTTTAAACCAAGTGGTTTTTGGTTATATTCCCCTGAAGCTGCTCCATTTTAAATATGGTCGTCTATTTTAGCTTTCCACACATCTTGTACATCTCATTTCATGAAATAATTTCCTTGGTAAATGTCATTTATGCTCTATTAGATGAAACCTGTTCACTTCAATAATATCTACATACGCTTTTCAAAAGGATAACAAAATAggtcaaaaatattaaagtattcGCTAAGGTTGGAGTGTGAGTGGGCGATACTTTATCGACCCCATAGTAATATCAAGCATAGCTGTTATAATAGTGATACTGTTGTAGGGTCTATGTTGTTGGGTGCTCGTCATTCGATAGCAATAAGGGTAACGACAGACTCGGAGCAGCAAAACCACCGCTGCTCTCATCTTTGTTGGAGCTGAAAGGTGTATTACATCTCGCTCATAGACTTCGCTATCTGTCTGTCTCGCACTCATTGATTTCCTAATAATGATAGTCGTGGTGGCCTATTAGATCTACTATGCTGTAGGCATCATAGACGATTCGTAATGCCGTTGGAGGATAGATCAGAATTAAACTGCAGATTACGTCATCGGCGAACGCCCAGCATTCACACGTGTGAGGTTTAAAGATTTGAGCAAGCCTTATAAGTTCCCTAGGAGCGTTTATAGTTTTAACTGGGGCACCAAGAACACATATACAATTACTGAAAATTGatcactttttttgaaattccgTTTTTTAACACAACTGCTCTGTTTTAACGTGTTCAAAGAACTCCATTTTCTCAGTTAAGTTTGAATGTATGAGTAAAACTATCTAATAAATGTGAGTGTCTTGAGATAGTTAGATCATGTTTACGCGGGATTGATATTATCAGAAACAAGATTCGATAGTGTTGGAAAGCTGCCaagatataacaaaattatattatatcattttactaagaatataaaaaatcgataatttaaTGTATCTATTATCTTTTAAAAGATGAAATTTCTACTTTGAGACATTTGTTTTTCGATGATAGAAGACAAAACAGTATTTACAGCGTATATTGGAGTTGATCCCCGATAGTAGTAGTTGTTGTCGgcttattatttgtattttttaatataaaaaatagacaGATAGAAAATAACTGCCCATACCATCTGTAGCAAACTCTAGTTTTGCCtctattttgtaatttgtattTCTTTTCATGCTGCTCTATTAGCTGATTGACATCAAAAATCTGATTAGGAACTGCTTCTAGAAAAACTTATATCGTTCATTAATTCCCAAAACCAAAGATTTAACAGTCATGAAGGCTTACAACGCTTTATAAATTTGCATTTGTCGAATTTGCCAACCTCCCTTCACTTTTATCGTGCgctgaatttattttttctcaaatattcgGAGGTTAGGAGGTGTCTAACCTTCATTTTCAATTGGGCTTGATTACAAACAGCAAGTTCTAGGTATAATTATCGCACTACTGAACAGTACCTTTGCAGATACTATGAAGTGAAGAATTCTCAGTAGTATATTCGTCGGACATATTAGAACCAATCCTTTTCTTTGACTAACAAAGCAACGTCATTAAAACTATTACCATTGCAGCTATAGTCACTAATATGACGACAATAGTTCTTTCAATAATCCATACTTTGAATACAGCTCTTATCCATACGGAGAACATATCCCTATCCCTATTTGTTCAATTCCAGCTCTTTTCTAATCTTCAATATAAATTTCCTGTTTCTTCTCAAAAACTACACAAATTATAACTTTCTAtttagaatttcaacattctttatAATTCACATTTGTCAACAATGTTAACTTCCTTTCCCGAAAGGGGAAAGCCAAGTTACAATAGGGAAAAGGGAATAACCtgtctttttataatatttattatcgaGAATTTGAATCGatgatttgaattttcaatcaTACTTACTTCAAACGCATCGTTTAGCGAATGCATCCTCATTCTCTCTCTTTCATTACTTTCCAGTCTTCTTAAATTTCTCTCTCTCGCACTGATGCACGTTTTCCGCCGTCGAATTGTGGTTCCACTTGAGGCACTGCCACTAGATGCGCTTCCTGAAAGACAGAAAGGAACTTAAATGTTAAACAAAAACCAACAATGAGTATCAAAATGCCACAAAGCAGATAATTCATCAAACAGTAAAAGCGTAATTAAAATTGTACAAACTTTTCCATACACATTTTCAGCACATACCTTCTATTCAATGAAGATATTTCACATGTTTATGCCTCTAGTCTATATaaactgatattttatttattaacccTATTGGATAGAAAGGGACGTAATATGCTGCCGTTAGTTGATGTTAGTTGAATTTTCATCGCTAGAAGTTCGGCCACTGGCGAATTGAACACGTTTTCTGCTTGAATGGATACAATGAAAAGTTTGCTCACAGATCTTAAACTAAGACAACAAAACTGGTCTATAGCTACAAAGTTGTCTGACAATactattggaaaatattttctcaatatccATTGTGATAGGTGATGAGACTTGGATACGCCCGACACGAAAGAAccacaaaatttgaatgaaagcTATTCAAAACAAATGATTCCTATAATAACTTCTGGATCAATGTTTGTTTATAACTGATTGCTTTTGAGTGGAAGAAatctaatacaaaataataccTCCATGTTTTCGTCTCTTTTTTTCAGTTGCTTCATCACTGCTTGATTCTGTGAGATCATCTCTTCCGTCATTTGGGTGCTTTCTGAGTTCCATGTCTTCAACTTCTACATCCTCATCTTCTTCATTCCATGACGCAGTCATTTCCAAAGATCGCATGGTCTTCTAGAAATCACTGAAACAAGGAAAAGATAGACTAAACTACGTGGTTTGTATTATTGAAAAGGTGGCAATATCGTAACTATTTTCAAGGACAGTAATAGATTTGGAAACCTTTAAAATATATCTGTTTtggtatatataataatattataatgtcAAAAATACTTCAATAGCTTCTACATCAACTTCTACTACAACTTTTTATTCtcaatatatgaatattataaattctatagtctatttttatgtatgagagagtaataaagtGATGAAGCGTTAGTAATTTTAGTTACTTCTATTTTTTGCAAAGCCTGTGGTTATAAGAGACCAAAGAAGCCAAAAAAACTTGTATTAGTCCACATACATTGATTTAGTTAGATTTGTGAGATATCAATTGATCATGATGGAATACTTGAAAAGGAATTTCCATGGGAAATTAATggatatgaaaatatttcgaatgaaaTGAGCTTAGAAATAAACCGGGCGTACACGAAGTCGAAAGCTTTTTGATTATGTAGAGTGCAAAGCAGTCCCTAGTcatattaatcaattttaatttagcGTATTGTGTTGGGAACCGATAAATTtccttttacattttttactttatcaaatattttgtcaaTGTTTGAAAAACATAAAGTCATATTTGAATGGTGCTAACTAGGATATAGAACATAATATACTATGGCTCAAGGTCAATTAGTTGGATTTCCCAGTGTGTGTGATGTAAAGGCCGCGTATTGTATGTAGGTTGCAAAAAACAGTTATTCCCGTGAAATGAAATGCAGCTCGtacaattttgacaattttttgcaataacAGCGTCAATAATACGATAGTAAAAACTATAATAAGAGTAATATTACCTCAAATAGCATCTTTAACTTTTCTTCTCAgttattttgtagaattttgCAAGAGAAAACTTATTTGTTAACTATCTCTATCAAAGGTTCGATTTCATATATGTTACTTAGTATTAAATCATTGAACTTGATAAGAAACAATAAATCTTGGGGTGATAAGTAATTGCACACAATTGTCcctacaaaataagaaaaatgtagaTTTGCACTCTGCATTTGTTAAATCTTCACTTTatgttcaatttctataaagAAATATCAACGCCCTTGGCATTTGGTATATTTCAAGTAATTCAAGTGATGTAATTGCATCTAATATCTACAAATCTGAAGAGATATGCTTTTGAAATGGAAATGCTTCGATACTTTCCGTAGTTTTTgataacaatgaaaaataacttGTCATATTTATACGTTTGAAAGAGCTGTGTATCATTTAATTGTATAAATCTTATTTAAAAATCGCGATGGTTCATTATCAAAGGTTTCTCAAAATCAAGATTATTACAGTCATGACTATTATTTTTCTGGTATTCCAGTTTTGATATGGGATTATGTAGTTTTCTCAAAGTAGATTGTATACATCAATTGCGGCTTGATTTATTTTCTGTGCTTCACTTTAAacgtttgaaatatttgtatgtaTTGTATTTTCAATGCGATTTTATTCGATATTACAGTGAGTTAGTTCAATTCCTTCTATTTATAACATCAAAACAAGTTACTAACACTGTTTTTTGAGCTTTTAACCTAAAAAATCCCAAAATCTAAGCATTGCGAGCCAATTTTGACTTTGTACCAGGGCCCGAAGAAATCCAGAGTTTCTAGCCTACAATCCCAGGGCTTCGATAAAGAAGAGTCCGCCGAGAGAAAATAGAGACACAAAAAAAGCTCTCAAATTTTTATGagtataaaaaaactttttttttgagattattATGACGTTTCACCTTCACCTATTCACGTATTCGTTATTCACATAAATCAGACAATCAGAAGCTTGGAATGTTCCGTTAGTCAACActtgatttcaaataattctcGTTTTCGAAAAGAATATACTTGGttccacaataattttttttattgaaaaacttctgtgaaaaatttgttctttcatttagaaaattatttggagGGGGCTCCACTATTACTTCTTCAGAGATCTAAATCCGTCCCTGCCTTGACCCAGAGTTTAGGtaagaaaatattcaacataaaaaatatgttgctAGGTGAATTGAAATGTAGACTTAAAAtgttattcatatttgaattctCTAAACAATTCACCATTCAATTTATTAACAGCGAATTTTTAAGGAATCCTTTCAAATATTGATTAGAAGTATCCTTCATACTTCTGAGTGATTAATTTGTCCCGCGTTTATGTTAATAATTCACGCTTCTTTTGTTTacccaatatatttttaaatcaatcccTACTTTGTTGATCAACATGACTTGGATCAATTTAgaaatcgaatattttttcatttaggTACTTTTTACTAGCATTGTTGTTTAATCTATTACGATTTcgaatttcatgatattttttcatattattcgtGATAATGTTGTCTAGAAGGATTCCTTATTTATTCCGTCTAATATAGTATAGTAGCTAGCTAGTAGAATAATAAACTGTTCAAAATTTAACCatattgattgaattttatttaaaaaactagaacaaaaataaataatggtgtttctttaaaaagtatatatttttaaatgtagaaTTCCGACAACGAATCATAATATATTATGCTTTATCTCAGAATACTGATTATTACGTAAAATActaatatatattattgaaacaatttaatataatttgataaaaatcaacAGCTAATATTTTATGTGACCCATATTGGCACATCACAGCTGCACATCTTTTTTGCTTGCTTTCAATCAAGTTGCCCAATTAATTTTGTCCAATCTCTACCCAACGCAACCGGAACTCGTTGAGGTGTATCATTATCGCCTATAAACATGAATTAGTGCCTATAGCGGAATGAAATTGTAGCAATATGTTGGCCAGCCACCGCTTGATTCCTATTTATCGGTCCTGTGatgttttcattaaatataatcAACTCAGTAGGTCATTAAAATGTTCCTGCCCACACCATAATTTCTTAGATAGGCCGTCTACTGTCTGAAAACAATCAATAGACACATTTATTACGCCAATGATGGTGTTCCAATGTCCAATCTAATCTTTATTCTCAGCGTAGGTGTTAATGGCATTCTCATTAAAAGTCGCTTAGATCTGAAATTAGCATCAATTTTGAAACTGATATAAGCACTAAAAAGTCTTCTTTCAAGGATTCTGTAGGTATACATTTTTACGACCCCCTGGTAACGATCATTAATGGCGGGTTATACTCTGAGTCCACCAATTCTCCTTCTTTGGACAACATATCCAGTTGCCTGAAACCCATCAAGCATTCTCTTAATAACACTTTGGGACGCTTTTAGTCGATTTGCAACATCCGCTTCGagtaattcaatatttcgagaAGTAGCATTTTAgcattattaaaattaacaaatctCTTCAAAAAACGTATAGAAATGCAAATTGGGAATTTAAATTGCATATCggagattcaaagattcaaacaaaaacgaaaaaaaggAACAACAGGTGTATGTATTGTGCGAATCATTTActtgttatttcaatattattttttatgtttatggaATATTTGTTGATCCCAAACATTATAGAATCAAGAACAATTTAAGTTAGTTTGATTAATCATACATAAATTTCTCGATATACGAACtttaaaaatcattatgatttattatattagttCGTTCGACCTCAATGCATAAGTTAACTTGACATTTTAATGATACCGAATCAGCTGGATTATTGTAATACCGATTCAACATAACTCTCATGAGAGAGTAggtaattatcaaaattgaatttatgataATGATCAAGAACGTTAATGCTTTATGGCTCGCACATTTTAGAG is from Diorhabda sublineata isolate icDioSubl1.1 chromosome 1, icDioSubl1.1, whole genome shotgun sequence and encodes:
- the LOC130448964 gene encoding class A basic helix-loop-helix protein 15-like; amino-acid sequence: MRSLEMTASWNEEDEDVEVEDMELRKHPNDGRDDLTESSSDEATEKKRRKHGGSASSGSASSGTTIRRRKTCISARERNLRRLESNERERMRMHSLNDAFEQLREVIPHIKMERKLSKIETLTLAKNYIMALTNVICDMRGEEKHYTFVQDMESDGGEMDLNNGLDDTSSTEPNNNNIYQQNLEATSDNHILNNR